A stretch of Bacillus pseudomycoides DNA encodes these proteins:
- a CDS encoding lasso peptide isopeptide bond-forming cyclase, with amino-acid sequence MSAITGIYHLNGEPIPPEHRNGIMKDLSRYPGDNTDIWHKENIFLGSHAKWITSESINEQLPYYDYETQLVITADAIIDNRNELFDRLQVEKVHRREMPDSKLILLAYQKWGEHVPKYLIGDFAFMIWDERKQLLFGARDFSGSRTFYFYRNQNQFAFCTSIQPLFSLPYVGKELNEQWLAEYLAIPNMLDTIDAFSTVHKNIEQVPPSHTISVVKGRVSIAKYDTLFVEEQLQLKSNEDYEEAFRDVFESAVTSRLRTHRNVGSHLSGGLDSGAVASFAARALQKENKKLYTFSSVPAEGFTDWTRGHTIADEKPFIQTTVQHVGNIKGNYLNFPGENSFSEIDDWLGIMEMPYKFFENSVWVKGIYEKAQQQGIGVLLNGARGNFTISWGPALDYYAILLKKFSWLQLYREIDLYGQNVGVKKSRILRVVGEKAFPSIKNMFSSQQQYELPTLVSPELAKRTDVFRKLEEHGVKVTGASIPNIYEIRQKHFEQLNLWNTTGTSGTKLSLRYGLQGHDPTNDLRVIRFCLSLPLEQFVQNGLNRALVRRSTKGFLPDKVRLNQRVRGIQAADVVHRMIPSWKMFIEELQQLSKDPVASNFFNIEIIKSAVLKIQGEPRVEYVFDPDFRILMRSLIVYRFIKKYI; translated from the coding sequence ATGAGTGCAATAACCGGAATTTATCATTTAAATGGAGAACCGATACCGCCTGAACATAGGAATGGAATCATGAAGGATTTATCTCGTTATCCAGGTGACAATACCGATATATGGCACAAGGAAAATATTTTTTTGGGCTCCCATGCAAAATGGATAACATCTGAATCTATTAATGAACAATTACCTTACTATGATTATGAAACACAGTTGGTTATAACTGCTGATGCTATTATTGATAATCGCAATGAATTATTCGATAGATTGCAAGTAGAAAAGGTACATAGAAGAGAGATGCCTGATAGTAAGTTGATTTTACTCGCTTATCAAAAGTGGGGAGAGCATGTACCAAAGTATCTAATTGGTGATTTTGCTTTTATGATTTGGGATGAGAGAAAGCAATTGCTCTTTGGTGCACGTGATTTTTCAGGAAGTCGGACTTTTTACTTTTACCGCAATCAAAATCAATTTGCTTTTTGTACTAGCATACAACCACTGTTTTCTTTACCGTACGTCGGGAAGGAATTGAATGAGCAATGGTTAGCTGAATATTTAGCAATACCTAATATGCTTGATACAATAGATGCATTTTCAACAGTGCATAAAAATATAGAGCAAGTCCCCCCTTCTCATACTATCTCCGTAGTTAAGGGAAGAGTTAGTATTGCGAAATACGACACGTTATTTGTAGAGGAGCAGTTGCAACTCAAATCAAATGAAGATTATGAAGAGGCGTTCAGGGACGTATTTGAAAGCGCAGTAACATCAAGGTTACGTACTCATCGTAATGTTGGTTCTCATTTAAGTGGGGGATTAGATTCAGGTGCTGTTGCTAGCTTTGCTGCGAGAGCCCTGCAAAAAGAGAACAAAAAATTATATACATTCAGCTCAGTACCTGCAGAAGGGTTTACTGATTGGACTCGTGGTCATACGATTGCTGATGAAAAGCCATTTATTCAAACTACAGTACAACATGTAGGGAATATAAAAGGGAATTATTTGAATTTCCCGGGAGAAAATTCTTTCTCAGAAATTGATGATTGGCTTGGGATTATGGAGATGCCATATAAATTTTTCGAAAATTCCGTCTGGGTGAAAGGAATTTATGAAAAAGCCCAACAACAAGGGATTGGGGTGCTCTTAAATGGAGCGAGAGGAAATTTCACAATCTCTTGGGGGCCAGCTTTAGATTATTATGCGATTTTACTTAAAAAATTCAGCTGGTTGCAGCTTTATCGTGAAATTGATTTATATGGTCAGAACGTTGGGGTCAAAAAATCGAGAATACTGAGAGTTGTAGGGGAGAAAGCATTTCCATCGATAAAAAACATGTTTTCCTCGCAACAGCAATACGAACTGCCAACGTTAGTTAGTCCAGAACTTGCAAAACGTACTGATGTATTTAGAAAGCTTGAAGAACATGGTGTGAAAGTAACAGGGGCTTCTATCCCAAATATATATGAAATAAGGCAGAAACATTTTGAACAGCTAAACTTGTGGAATACAACGGGTACAAGTGGAACAAAGCTCTCCTTGCGCTATGGTTTACAAGGGCATGATCCAACGAATGACTTACGGGTAATTCGATTCTGTTTATCGCTACCACTCGAACAATTTGTTCAAAATGGCTTAAATCGTGCACTTGTCCGGAGGTCCACAAAAGGATTTCTTCCTGACAAAGTAAGATTAAATCAACGTGTGCGGGGAATACAGGCAGCTGATGTGGTTCATCGCATGATTCCTTCATGGAAAATGTTTATCGAGGAACTTCAGCAGCTTAGTAAAGACCCAGTGGCCTCTAACTTTTTTAATATAGAGATTATTAAGAGCGCGGTTTTGAAAATTCAAGGAGAACCACGAGTAGAATACGTGTTTGATCCGGATTTTAGAATTTTAATGCGTAGTCTTATTGTCTATCGATTTATCAAAAAATATATTTGA
- a CDS encoding glycosyltransferase, whose amino-acid sequence MHELISVIVPIYNVEKWLARCIESVLKQPFVNIELVLVNDGSTDKCGEICEEYLEKDNRIKVIYKENGGVSSARNAGIEAATGKYIVFIDPDDEVSENYFTRLYGIAEDKKCDAVICGYKTVPNNNSIIPNFKLDTVMKGRDFVLSSPNVHSKNDLCFAWRYIYNLSIIKEKNIRFNEQVFIGEDVIFNLEFLLHSQRVCAISEGLYLYTINNPNSLMRVPYKPNLENSLVLQYQMRRQLSQEFGLLHDKQFKKDMANYYINHIYRLLVNNLKSDPNADVNNAFRRIVNYEMFSDSVKGIGFSYRCNNFKEYIYYLAIKFKVYPLIVAAYKREIR is encoded by the coding sequence TTGCATGAATTAATAAGTGTTATTGTTCCTATATATAATGTGGAAAAATGGTTAGCTAGATGTATTGAAAGTGTTTTAAAACAGCCTTTCGTCAATATTGAATTAGTTCTAGTCAATGACGGTTCAACAGATAAATGTGGTGAAATATGTGAAGAATATTTAGAAAAGGATAATAGAATTAAAGTAATCTATAAAGAAAATGGAGGAGTGAGTAGCGCAAGAAATGCAGGGATTGAGGCTGCTACAGGGAAGTATATAGTGTTTATTGATCCCGATGATGAGGTAAGCGAAAACTATTTTACTAGGTTATATGGTATTGCGGAAGATAAAAAGTGTGATGCTGTGATATGTGGATACAAAACTGTTCCAAATAATAATAGTATTATTCCTAACTTCAAATTAGATACTGTTATGAAGGGGAGAGATTTTGTACTGAGCTCTCCAAATGTTCATTCCAAGAATGATCTATGCTTTGCATGGAGGTATATATACAATTTAAGCATTATAAAAGAAAAAAACATCAGATTTAATGAACAAGTGTTTATTGGAGAAGATGTTATTTTTAATTTAGAGTTTTTATTGCACTCACAAAGGGTATGTGCAATCTCAGAAGGTCTTTACTTGTATACTATTAATAATCCAAATAGCTTAATGAGGGTTCCGTATAAACCAAATTTAGAGAACAGTTTAGTTTTACAATATCAAATGAGAAGACAACTTTCACAAGAATTTGGTTTACTACACGATAAGCAATTTAAAAAGGATATGGCTAATTATTATATAAATCACATATATAGACTGTTGGTTAATAATTTAAAAAGCGATCCTAATGCGGATGTTAATAATGCTTTTCGTAGAATAGTGAATTATGAAATGTTCTCAGATAGTGTAAAAGGAATTGGTTTTTCATATCGATGCAATAACTTTAAGGAGTATATATATTATTTAGCAATAAAGTTTAAAGTGTACCCTTTAATAGTTGCAGCATATAAAAGAGAAATCAGGTAA
- a CDS encoding nucleotidyltransferase family protein: MYTGCNLDLSHLPKELKLLLEIIKKEDKEIQEIPGDWFINIDWNKFLKLALHHRMYAFIYPKMKSIDKQLVPSNVVQVLSTYFKRNTFHMLHLSGEMGKVSKLFAENQLRLLFLKGPILGADLYGDVSLRTSGDLDALVPIDDLGKVNELLVKNGYVKEDDFPTVMNEWKWRRHHTTYMHPISKVKLEIHWRLHPGPGKEPRFDELWGRKRTSPVTNYPVYFLGREDLFMFLVTHGTRHGWSRLRWLTDIDRMVRQEIDWKELTVLLKRYGCQQLVGQALILSDELLDTLIIEEEAKVLMSGRRVTQLAQLAIYYLENMINLHTDPVPEEVSKYHERYLYSLKTSSQKLLFHLSWLYPYPQDVEILPLPKQLHVLYFPLRPVLWIWREMRYRKEK, translated from the coding sequence ATGTATACCGGTTGTAATCTTGATTTGAGTCATTTACCTAAAGAACTAAAATTGTTACTTGAAATTATAAAGAAAGAAGATAAAGAGATACAAGAAATCCCGGGGGACTGGTTCATAAATATTGATTGGAACAAATTTTTGAAACTGGCGCTGCATCATCGTATGTACGCGTTCATTTACCCAAAAATGAAATCTATTGATAAACAGTTAGTTCCATCAAATGTTGTGCAAGTATTAAGTACATATTTTAAAAGGAATACATTCCATATGCTTCATTTAAGTGGAGAAATGGGAAAGGTAAGTAAATTATTTGCTGAAAACCAACTTCGGCTTCTATTTTTGAAGGGCCCTATTCTTGGCGCAGATCTATATGGAGATGTTTCCCTTCGAACATCAGGGGATCTGGATGCCCTTGTTCCTATAGATGATCTTGGAAAAGTGAACGAATTACTTGTAAAGAATGGTTATGTCAAAGAGGATGATTTTCCGACGGTTATGAATGAATGGAAGTGGAGACGCCACCATACAACTTACATGCATCCGATAAGTAAGGTGAAATTGGAGATTCATTGGCGACTACACCCAGGACCGGGAAAGGAACCACGCTTCGATGAGTTATGGGGGCGAAAGAGGACGAGTCCTGTCACAAATTATCCTGTCTATTTTTTAGGTAGAGAGGATTTGTTTATGTTTCTTGTGACTCATGGGACTAGGCATGGCTGGTCCAGGCTTCGATGGTTAACAGACATTGACCGTATGGTAAGGCAAGAAATAGATTGGAAAGAACTTACTGTTCTGTTGAAAAGATATGGATGTCAGCAGCTAGTAGGTCAGGCGCTTATTTTATCTGATGAGCTTTTAGATACTCTTATAATAGAAGAAGAGGCAAAAGTATTAATGTCAGGGAGAAGGGTAACGCAGTTAGCGCAACTTGCTATATATTACTTGGAAAATATGATTAACTTGCATACAGATCCCGTCCCAGAAGAAGTTTCAAAATATCATGAGCGATATTTATATTCATTAAAGACAAGCTCTCAAAAGCTACTGTTTCATCTTAGTTGGTTGTATCCTTATCCTCAGGATGTGGAAATTTTACCACTGCCAAAACAACTGCATGTTTTATATTTCCCTTTGCGGCCGGTTTTATGGATTTGGAGGGAAATGAGGTACCGTAAGGAGAAGTGA
- a CDS encoding aldolase, whose protein sequence is MIHTVKKEIYKAFGLALLSEIPLPELPQVSNYENEVDVKIETADLSQLWEELSSPKSVFVVEEELIMFQIPETATFCIQNGEKIIVSPMKGSDQDKIRLYILGTCMGALLMQRKILPLHGSAIAINGKAYAFVGRSGAGKSTLASALLSKGYQLLSDDVIAVSLSEDNTPFVTPSYPQQKLWKESLDQFGMETAHYQPLFERETKYAVPVTANFFEEPLPLAGVFELVKVENGDVELQQIEGLERLRTLLRHTYRNSLIPRLGMMEWHFMHSTNIVNKIDMFQLRRPISKFTAHDLVSKILESLKEEEK, encoded by the coding sequence ATGATACATACTGTAAAGAAAGAGATTTACAAAGCCTTCGGATTAGCCCTATTAAGTGAGATTCCCCTGCCGGAATTGCCTCAAGTAAGTAATTACGAAAATGAAGTAGACGTAAAAATAGAAACTGCAGATTTGTCCCAATTATGGGAAGAGTTATCTTCCCCGAAGTCAGTATTTGTAGTTGAAGAAGAATTAATTATGTTTCAAATCCCCGAAACTGCTACGTTTTGTATTCAAAATGGAGAAAAAATTATTGTTTCACCTATGAAAGGGTCTGATCAAGATAAGATTCGGCTTTATATTCTTGGGACTTGTATGGGGGCATTGTTGATGCAGAGAAAAATACTCCCTCTGCATGGAAGTGCAATAGCCATCAATGGAAAGGCGTATGCTTTTGTAGGAAGATCGGGAGCTGGAAAATCAACTCTTGCATCAGCCCTTTTAAGCAAAGGCTATCAGCTTTTAAGCGATGATGTAATTGCTGTGTCTCTTTCTGAGGATAATACTCCTTTTGTTACACCATCTTACCCGCAACAAAAGTTATGGAAAGAGAGTCTTGATCAGTTTGGAATGGAGACAGCGCATTATCAGCCATTATTTGAAAGGGAAACTAAATATGCTGTTCCCGTTACAGCTAACTTTTTCGAGGAACCATTACCATTGGCAGGTGTATTCGAATTAGTGAAAGTAGAAAATGGGGATGTTGAACTTCAGCAGATTGAGGGACTGGAGAGACTACGCACATTGCTGCGTCATACATATAGGAATTCATTAATCCCACGATTGGGGATGATGGAATGGCATTTTATGCATTCCACAAATATCGTAAACAAAATAGATATGTTTCAATTGAGACGTCCTATTTCAAAGTTTACGGCACATGATTTAGTATCCAAAATTCTAGAGTCTTTAAAAGAGGAGGAAAAATAA
- a CDS encoding acetyltransferase, with translation MRIIMIGAGGHSKVIRDIILSYGNYEIIAQLDDVYKELKVEDGVYFGPISAAVKLMDEHVDTKFVIAIGNNRTRKIIMEQLEIPSHRYATLIHKQSIVSLSAKIGAGTVVMPGAIINADVEIGNHVIVNTGAIVEHDNKVKDFAHISPNAVLTGSVIVGTGVHIGAGVNVIPNITIGDWSIIGAGATVICDIVANCTAVGIPARVIKKEL, from the coding sequence ATGCGAATAATTATGATTGGGGCAGGTGGTCATAGTAAGGTCATCCGCGATATTATTCTATCGTATGGAAATTATGAAATCATTGCGCAATTAGATGATGTGTATAAAGAGTTAAAAGTTGAGGATGGTGTTTATTTTGGGCCTATTTCTGCAGCTGTAAAGTTAATGGATGAGCATGTAGATACAAAGTTCGTGATAGCTATAGGGAATAACAGAACAAGAAAGATAATTATGGAGCAGTTAGAGATTCCCAGTCATCGCTATGCGACGCTTATACATAAACAATCTATTGTTAGTTTAAGTGCAAAGATTGGAGCTGGTACGGTTGTGATGCCCGGTGCAATTATTAATGCAGATGTTGAGATTGGGAATCACGTTATTGTCAATACAGGCGCTATTGTTGAACATGACAATAAGGTAAAAGATTTTGCGCATATTTCTCCTAATGCTGTATTGACTGGATCTGTTATCGTAGGAACAGGAGTACATATAGGAGCAGGGGTTAATGTAATTCCAAATATTACAATTGGAGATTGGTCCATTATTGGTGCGGGGGCAACAGTAATTTGTGATATTGTAGCGAATTGTACAGCAGTTGGCATTCCAGCTAGAGTAATAAAAAAAGAATTATAG
- a CDS encoding lasso peptide biosynthesis B2 protein: MNIINKAKAFLSFDMGTKLLLLEAFFYLGWARILKSIPFSKAAPILGIHMAETSLSYDESEKITLRKISQAVHMMSRYTFWESQCLVKAIAAMKMLEKRQIESTLYLGTAKDETGNMIAHAWLRSGPFYITGVEEMKRFTVVGKFAKRIG; the protein is encoded by the coding sequence ATGAATATCATAAATAAAGCCAAAGCTTTCTTGTCGTTCGATATGGGAACAAAATTATTACTTCTAGAAGCTTTCTTTTATTTAGGCTGGGCTCGTATTCTTAAAAGTATACCGTTTTCTAAAGCTGCTCCTATATTAGGAATTCATATGGCAGAAACGTCTTTAAGCTATGATGAATCGGAAAAGATTACGTTAAGGAAAATTTCTCAAGCAGTGCATATGATGAGCCGCTATACATTTTGGGAAAGTCAGTGTCTCGTTAAAGCTATCGCTGCAATGAAAATGTTGGAGAAGCGACAAATTGAAAGCACCCTTTACTTAGGGACCGCGAAAGATGAGACAGGAAATATGATTGCCCATGCGTGGTTACGTAGCGGGCCCTTTTATATTACTGGCGTAGAAGAAATGAAGAGATTTACTGTTGTTGGTAAATTTGCAAAAAGGATAGGGTAA
- a CDS encoding sugar transferase, which translates to MKRLFDLFVSLSILVFLLPLIIIVAVLVRIKLGSPIIFKQQRPGLHGVPFFLYKFRTMTDEKDSEGNVLPDDVRFTRFGGFLRKYSLDELPQLFNVIKGDLSLVGPRPLLMEYLELYTEEQAKRHNVRPGITGWAQVNGRNAISWEEKFNFDVWYAKKRTFWLDMKILLLTVKKVFKSEGINQVGHVTVEKFNGTKNS; encoded by the coding sequence ATGAAAAGACTTTTTGATTTGTTCGTTTCTTTGTCAATATTGGTGTTTCTTTTACCTCTTATTATAATAGTGGCTGTTTTAGTTAGAATTAAATTGGGTTCCCCTATCATATTTAAGCAGCAACGCCCGGGATTGCATGGTGTTCCTTTTTTTCTTTATAAGTTTAGAACTATGACTGACGAGAAGGATAGTGAGGGGAATGTGTTGCCCGATGATGTAAGGTTTACCCGTTTCGGAGGGTTTCTAAGAAAATATAGTTTAGATGAATTGCCACAGTTGTTTAATGTTATAAAGGGGGACCTAAGTTTGGTAGGCCCAAGACCATTATTGATGGAGTATTTGGAACTATACACAGAAGAACAGGCCAAGCGACATAATGTCAGACCAGGGATTACGGGATGGGCCCAAGTAAATGGCAGAAACGCGATTTCTTGGGAGGAAAAATTTAATTTTGATGTATGGTATGCAAAAAAACGGACTTTTTGGCTTGATATGAAAATTTTACTGTTGACAGTAAAGAAAGTATTTAAGTCAGAAGGGATTAATCAGGTCGGGCATGTAACTGTGGAAAAATTTAATGGTACAAAGAATTCTTGA
- a CDS encoding aminotransferase class I/II-fold pyridoxal phosphate-dependent enzyme → MVYSQEKTRIYLSAPHMSGNEQKYIGEAFDMNWIAPLGPNVDAFESELSSHVGVLDAAAVSSGTSAIHLALRLLDVKDGDTVFCSSLTFIASANPILYVGAKPVFIDSELETWNMSPQALECALRDAKEKGVLPKAVIVVNLYGQSAKMDEILSLCNTYNVPVVEDAAESLGSSYKGKASGTFGKFGVYSFNGNKIITTSGGGMIVSNDVEALKKARFLATQARDPAPHYQHSEVGYNYRMSNILAGVGRAQLQVLRDRVQARRKIFDRYYQELSHIPGVQFMPELEDTYSNRWLTVLTVDEEKTGVSIQALLKQLENENIEARPVWKPLHMQPLFEDVMYYPHSESEDVSRKLFETGVCLPSGSGMTEKDQTRVITCIKNILTVSAGM, encoded by the coding sequence GTGGTATATTCACAGGAAAAAACAAGAATCTATCTCTCCGCTCCACATATGAGCGGTAATGAACAAAAATATATAGGGGAAGCATTTGATATGAATTGGATTGCTCCACTTGGTCCAAATGTAGATGCGTTTGAAAGTGAACTTTCATCCCATGTTGGAGTTCTTGATGCGGCTGCAGTTAGTTCAGGAACCTCTGCTATCCATTTGGCACTTCGCTTACTGGATGTAAAAGATGGAGATACGGTGTTTTGTTCGAGTCTTACTTTTATAGCAAGTGCAAATCCAATTTTATATGTAGGGGCTAAACCTGTATTTATTGATTCAGAGCTTGAAACGTGGAATATGTCGCCACAAGCTTTAGAATGTGCATTACGTGATGCAAAAGAGAAAGGGGTACTTCCGAAAGCTGTAATTGTTGTGAATCTATATGGACAAAGCGCTAAAATGGATGAGATTCTTTCGTTATGTAATACATATAATGTTCCAGTAGTAGAGGATGCAGCGGAATCACTTGGTTCTTCCTACAAAGGTAAAGCGAGTGGAACATTCGGAAAATTCGGTGTTTATTCATTTAATGGAAATAAAATCATTACAACCTCGGGTGGAGGAATGATTGTATCAAATGATGTCGAAGCTTTGAAAAAAGCAAGATTTTTAGCTACTCAAGCAAGAGATCCGGCTCCACACTACCAACATAGTGAGGTTGGATATAATTATCGTATGAGTAATATTTTAGCGGGTGTAGGTAGAGCGCAGCTGCAAGTTTTACGAGATAGAGTACAGGCAAGGAGAAAAATATTTGATAGATACTATCAAGAATTATCTCATATTCCAGGGGTACAGTTTATGCCTGAGTTAGAGGATACTTATTCAAACCGATGGCTTACAGTTCTTACTGTAGATGAAGAAAAAACAGGAGTATCGATTCAGGCATTACTGAAACAACTGGAAAATGAAAACATTGAGGCACGTCCTGTTTGGAAACCTCTTCATATGCAACCTTTATTTGAAGATGTAATGTATTATCCGCACAGTGAGAGTGAGGATGTTTCTAGAAAATTATTTGAAACAGGCGTATGCCTTCCGTCTGGATCAGGTATGACAGAAAAAGATCAGACAAGAGTTATTACATGTATTAAGAATATATTGACGGTAAGTGCTGGCATGTAA
- a CDS encoding lasso peptide biosynthesis PqqD family chaperone, with protein MSSKQTISLHSFVVQGQENVVSDMDGEKVMMSIHNGKYYNLGGIGGEIWSLINELISVNQVIDILLSRYMIEEAECKEQVLSFLNHLYAEGLISVDEKL; from the coding sequence ATGAGTAGTAAACAAACAATTTCATTACACAGTTTTGTTGTACAAGGTCAGGAAAATGTAGTGAGCGATATGGATGGGGAGAAAGTGATGATGAGCATCCATAATGGGAAATACTATAACTTAGGAGGTATAGGTGGTGAAATTTGGAGTTTAATTAATGAATTAATATCTGTCAATCAAGTGATTGATATATTATTGTCTCGATATATGATTGAAGAGGCAGAATGTAAGGAACAAGTACTCTCTTTCTTAAATCATTTGTATGCAGAAGGGTTAATCTCGGTTGATGAAAAACTTTGA
- a CDS encoding paeninodin family lasso peptide yields the protein MKQEWQSPVLEVLDINMTMAGPGKRLVDQVFEDEDEQGALHHS from the coding sequence ATGAAACAAGAATGGCAATCACCAGTATTAGAAGTGCTTGATATCAACATGACAATGGCTGGACCTGGAAAGAGACTTGTTGACCAAGTTTTTGAAGATGAGGATGAGCAAGGCGCACTTCACCACAGCTAA
- a CDS encoding ABC transporter ATP-binding protein: protein MRNILYFTKQLYSFTGNILIINLLGMVSVSLVEGIGILLLIPMLSISGIANMNEKASPLSGALGFLSDFPTTLGLPLVLGIYIVLVVGQAVLQRNITIRNAKIQMRFINHLRLETYRELLQTNWSFFVKKRKSDLINSLTTELGRVSAGTNLFLQLLTSLVFTFIQIGFAFWLSADITIFVLCCAVALAFLSRRFIKKSKRLGGRTSENSKAYLAGITDHFNGIKDIKSNTLERSRYMWLRNWVEDVEREQFAYIKVRNNSQLFYKIASAVFIAILIFLSVKLFQTKTEQLLLIILIFSRLWPRFAGIQSNMEQIAANLPAFKDLLELQEECKKSIELQDIEQDYGCINPMQIEQSIECQNISFRYNKENAVYSLKDINLRIPANCMTAISGRSGAGKSTLIDIIMGLMQPESGQLLIDNRPLISKDLLSLRKSISYVPQDPFLFNASIRDNLRMVEPNASEEQLWEALEFSASAEFVSRLSQGLDTMIGDRGVKLSGGERQRLVLARAILRKPSILVLDEATSALDAENEAKIQEALERLKGSMTIIVIAHRLSTIRKADQVIVMDQGQIIQSGSFTQLAKDRSGLFSSLLGQQAKINI from the coding sequence ATGAGAAATATTTTATACTTTACAAAGCAGTTATACTCTTTTACTGGAAACATTCTCATTATTAATCTCTTGGGAATGGTATCTGTCAGTCTTGTAGAAGGAATCGGTATTTTATTATTAATCCCTATGCTAAGTATTAGCGGGATTGCGAATATGAACGAAAAAGCAAGCCCACTTTCAGGAGCTTTGGGATTTCTAAGTGATTTTCCGACAACTTTAGGGTTACCACTTGTATTAGGGATCTATATTGTATTGGTTGTGGGACAAGCTGTTTTGCAAAGAAATATAACGATTCGCAATGCGAAAATTCAGATGCGTTTTATTAATCACTTGAGACTGGAAACGTATCGTGAATTGTTGCAGACCAATTGGAGTTTTTTTGTGAAAAAGAGGAAGTCGGATCTTATTAACTCTTTAACAACGGAATTAGGGCGTGTTAGTGCAGGTACTAACTTATTTTTACAATTGCTTACTTCGTTGGTTTTCACATTCATACAGATTGGTTTTGCTTTTTGGTTATCCGCAGATATAACAATTTTTGTACTATGTTGCGCTGTGGCACTTGCCTTTCTTTCACGAAGATTTATTAAAAAATCAAAAAGATTAGGTGGTCGAACCTCAGAGAATTCAAAAGCGTATCTTGCAGGTATAACTGATCATTTTAATGGAATTAAGGATATTAAGAGCAATACACTAGAACGATCTCGTTATATGTGGTTACGTAATTGGGTGGAAGATGTGGAACGTGAACAGTTTGCATATATTAAGGTGAGAAATAATTCTCAACTCTTTTATAAAATTGCATCAGCTGTTTTCATTGCTATTCTTATCTTTCTATCTGTTAAGCTGTTTCAGACGAAAACTGAGCAATTATTATTAATTATTCTTATATTTTCTCGTTTGTGGCCACGATTTGCAGGTATACAATCAAACATGGAACAAATTGCAGCGAATCTTCCCGCTTTTAAAGATTTGCTGGAATTACAGGAAGAGTGTAAGAAAAGTATAGAATTGCAAGATATAGAGCAGGATTATGGTTGTATAAATCCTATGCAGATAGAACAATCTATTGAGTGTCAGAATATCTCTTTCCGTTACAATAAAGAAAATGCTGTGTACTCACTTAAAGATATTAATTTGCGTATTCCTGCAAATTGTATGACAGCTATCTCAGGGCGCTCCGGTGCTGGAAAGAGTACATTAATTGATATCATAATGGGACTTATGCAGCCGGAGAGCGGTCAGCTATTAATAGATAACAGACCGTTGATAAGTAAGGACTTATTATCATTGAGAAAATCTATTAGCTATGTTCCTCAAGATCCATTTCTATTCAATGCCAGTATAAGAGACAATTTGAGAATGGTTGAACCAAATGCAAGTGAGGAGCAACTTTGGGAAGCTTTGGAATTTTCTGCTTCCGCTGAGTTTGTTAGTAGGCTCTCGCAAGGATTGGATACAATGATTGGCGATAGGGGAGTCAAACTTTCAGGGGGGGAACGACAACGTCTTGTTCTGGCTAGAGCGATACTTCGGAAACCTTCTATTCTAGTATTAGATGAGGCAACAAGTGCGTTGGATGCTGAAAATGAAGCGAAAATACAAGAAGCATTGGAAAGATTGAAAGGAAGCATGACAATTATTGTCATTGCACACAGATTATCTACTATACGTAAAGCTGATCAAGTAATTGTAATGGATCAAGGACAAATTATTCAAAGTGGTAGTTTTACTCAATTAGCAAAAGATAGAAGTGGGTTGTTCAGTAGCCTACTTGGTCAACAGGCTAAGATAAACATTTAA